A stretch of DNA from Desulfosarcina ovata subsp. ovata:
TGATGTTCGTAATCGGCGTTGTTGCCGGATCCTTCGGCATATCCCTGCTCACCAGCCCTTTCAAGGTAGTACTATCGGGCCACTTTAACTGATTGAACTTATGTATAAAACACTGGACAAATGCCTCTGTCTGAAGTACGGTACAGCAAAACAACTGTACCCAGAGGAGGTGGATCCTATGTTGAGTCCTGTTTTCACGCCGTTCATCAAGAGTTCCCCGATTTCCGTTATGGCCCGCGGCATGGTAGAGCGGGTGCTGAATCCCGAGCAGTTAGACGAATGGTTCGATACCACAGCAAAGGAGCAATACACAAAGGACCTTTTGTTTTCGACCCTTTTTAACCTGATGAGCCAGGTTGTCCAGGGCAGCCAGCGGTCGATTCACGCGGCTTTCCAGACCTCAAAAGAGGATATTACCGTTTCAATCACGTCAATTTACAACAAGTTGAACGGCATGGAACCCAGCACATCGGCAGCGTTGGTCCGATATGCCGCTGAGCAAGTGGAACCAATTATCCAAAAGCTGTTGGGGAAACAGAACTCCCCTTTGCCTGGCAAACGGATCAAGCTGCTTGATGGCAACTGTATCGAAAAAAGTCATCACCGAATCAAAGAGTTGCGGTCCATAGCGGCGGGTCCGCTTCCAGGAAAATCATTGGTTGTGTATGATCCGATGTTACACCTGCCCATCGATGTGTTTCCTTGTGAAGACGGCCATGCACAAGAACGCTCAATGTTGAAAACGGTGCTTGAAACCATTGTTGCCGATGATGTCTGGATTGCCGATCGCAATTTCTGCGTGGTTGAATTCACCTGCGGCATCGATAAGCGGGATGCGTGGTTCATCATCCGGGAGCATGGGAATTATCCTTTCGAGTTAATTGGAAAGGGAAAATATATCGGCAAAATTGAAACCGGAGCGGTATATGAGCAACCCATTCGGGTTCGTGATGAGGCCGGCGAAGAGCACCCCTTCAGGCGGATTCGCGTGAAGCTGAAGGGCGAAACCCGTGATGGAGATACCGAGATCCTCATCATCACGAATCTGTCAAAAAGCGCAGCGAACGCAAAGACAGTCGCGAGGTTGTATCGGGACCGTTGGACCATCGAAACCGCCTTTCAACGTCTCGCTGAATATTTAAATTCTGAAATTAACACCTTGGGCTATCCTCGTGCTGCCCTTTTCGGTTTTTGCGTTGCCCTGGTCGCCTACATCGGCATGTCCGTTGTAAAAGCCGCGCTGGGCAGTGTGCATGGTATCGATTTCATAGATCAAAATGTATCGGGCTATTATGTGGCCAATGAAATCGAAGGCGTCTACCAAGGGATGATGATCGTCATCGACGTTGAGCATTGGGTTGTTTTTCGGGATATGCCAACAGGCGACCTGGTTCGGTTACTTAAGAAACTATCTGGCAACGTAAAATTATCAAAGTACCAAAAGCACCCTCGAGGGCCTAAAAAACCACGGCCAAAGCGAATTGCAATGAAAAATAAACCACATGTCTCAACCGCAAGAATTCTTGCGGAGAGAAAAAAGTAAAAGTACTACCTTGAAAGGGCTGCCCTGCTCACCCATAGCTTCAAGGTGGTGCCGGTGCCGCCCATGTGGTCGGCGCGGTTCGGTGACAACCCCTGGAAGCGGGGTACGGCCGCCTTCCTGGGCGGCGCCATCGCCCTGTTTGGCGTACGCCTGGCCGGTGGGTGCCCGAGCGGTCACGGTTTGAGTGGGTTGTCTCAACTGGCGGTGAGCGGATTCATCGCTCTGGCATTCTTTTTTCTTGCCGGTTTGGTCACGGCCCGGCTGGTCTATGGTCCACGGAAATAGGGAGGTGCTGCCATGAGTCTTGTTTACGGATTGGTTACCGGTCTTCTGTTCGGTATTTTGCTTCAACGGGCCGAGGTGCTGCGTTTCGACAAACAAGTCGGTGCTCTGCGGCTTCAGGATATGACCATCTTCAAATTCATGCTCAGTGCCATCGTGGTCGGTTCCGTGGGGATTTACCTGCTCAAGGATCTGGGCGTCATTCAGCTTAACCTCAAAGCCACCTCCATCGGTGCCCAGGTGCTCGGCGGCAGCCTGTTCGGCATCGGCTGGGCCGTTCTCGGCTATTGCCCCGGAACGGCCGGCGGTGCCCTGGGGGAAGGCCGTATCGACGCCGCCTGGGGGATCGCCGGTATGTTGGCCGGCGCGGCCCTGCACGCGTGGGCCTACCCCTTTCTGAAGGCGTCGATTGTACCCCTTGGGGATTTCGGTAAGATCACTCTGCCTCAGGTGCTGGGTGTCAGCCATTGGGTAGTGATACCGATCTTCGCCATCGTCGTGGGATTCTTTTTCTGGTTGTTCGAGAAAAAAGGGCTGTAGCCGCACCGCAGGTAAGACCGATATTTCTATCATTCCTGTTTTCAGAAGAGGAGGAATTTTATGAGGCGTAAAGTTGACGTGGTTATCATCGGTGCGGGCAGTGCCGGTGTTACCGCGCTTTTCACATTGGCGCGTGCCGGAAAATCATTTGTGCTGATCAACAGTGGCGAAGAGGGATCAACCTG
This window harbors:
- a CDS encoding IS4 family transposase → MLSPVFTPFIKSSPISVMARGMVERVLNPEQLDEWFDTTAKEQYTKDLLFSTLFNLMSQVVQGSQRSIHAAFQTSKEDITVSITSIYNKLNGMEPSTSAALVRYAAEQVEPIIQKLLGKQNSPLPGKRIKLLDGNCIEKSHHRIKELRSIAAGPLPGKSLVVYDPMLHLPIDVFPCEDGHAQERSMLKTVLETIVADDVWIADRNFCVVEFTCGIDKRDAWFIIREHGNYPFELIGKGKYIGKIETGAVYEQPIRVRDEAGEEHPFRRIRVKLKGETRDGDTEILIITNLSKSAANAKTVARLYRDRWTIETAFQRLAEYLNSEINTLGYPRAALFGFCVALVAYIGMSVVKAALGSVHGIDFIDQNVSGYYVANEIEGVYQGMMIVIDVEHWVVFRDMPTGDLVRLLKKLSGNVKLSKYQKHPRGPKKPRPKRIAMKNKPHVSTARILAERKK
- a CDS encoding YeeE/YedE thiosulfate transporter family protein — translated: MWSARFGDNPWKRGTAAFLGGAIALFGVRLAGGCPSGHGLSGLSQLAVSGFIALAFFFLAGLVTARLVYGPRK
- a CDS encoding DUF6691 family protein — encoded protein: MSLVYGLVTGLLFGILLQRAEVLRFDKQVGALRLQDMTIFKFMLSAIVVGSVGIYLLKDLGVIQLNLKATSIGAQVLGGSLFGIGWAVLGYCPGTAGGALGEGRIDAAWGIAGMLAGAALHAWAYPFLKASIVPLGDFGKITLPQVLGVSHWVVIPIFAIVVGFFFWLFEKKGL